From the genome of Parazoarcus communis, one region includes:
- a CDS encoding YegP family protein: protein MTLKFEITKSAGGEFFFKLVGENGKTLVRSEGYNAKASCTNGVESVRKNSAEDKRYAQKTASDGRPYFNLTATNGQVIGTSPMFADAAACEAAIAAMKTGAAAAAVDDQS, encoded by the coding sequence ATGACCCTTAAGTTCGAGATCACCAAGTCCGCCGGTGGCGAGTTCTTTTTCAAACTCGTTGGCGAAAACGGCAAGACCCTGGTTCGCAGCGAGGGCTACAACGCCAAGGCAAGCTGTACCAATGGCGTCGAGTCGGTCCGCAAGAATTCGGCCGAAGACAAGCGCTATGCACAGAAGACCGCATCCGACGGACGTCCCTACTTCAACCTGACCGCCACCAACGGCCAGGTCATCGGCACCAGCCCGATGTTTGCAGACGCAGCCGCCTGTGAGGCTGCCATCGCTGCAATGAAGACCGGCGCTGCTGCTGCGGCCGTAGACGATCAAAGCTGA